DNA sequence from the Candidatus Fluviicola riflensis genome:
AAGGTTTTAAACGAAAAAAACTGTATTGCAGGGAATAAAGAGGATCCTTTACCTACCGGATTATTAAATTTGGGGTTTTTACTTTCAACCAATTTCAAAAGAGTTTTAACAACAGCTGTCGGTTCTTCTGAATTTGAGAATAAATCTTTTGTATAATCTTCTAGTTTTGTTCGGTAGGTGTCGTAATCGCTTATTTTGTTTTCCGCAACTTTAGAGTTCGTAATTATATTGGTTTTGAATCCTACAGGCTCAACCATGCTCACTTGTATATTAAACTCATTCAGTTCAAAACGCAATGCTCTGAAATATCCTTCAAGAGCGTGCTTGGAAGCGGCATAATAAGCTCCACCCGGAAGACTGATTAATCCCATAATAGAACTTACGGTAATTATTTTTCCGAAACGTTGTTCTCTGAAATAGGGCAGTAACTCATTCGTTAACTTAACAGTTCCCCAAAAGTTGGTTTCTAACTGCTGTTTGCCCTGTGTTATACTGGTTTCCTCGGCGAGTCCCGACAAATAGAATCCAGCGTTATTTATCAAGACGTCCAATTTATCGATTTCACTAAATAGTTTTTTGCCAAAGGATTGAATAGAATCGTCGTCGGTAATGTCTAATCCCAAAATTTTGAAAGGTACTTTTGACTGCACACTTTCAGGATTACGGCTTGTACCAATTACATGGTATCCTTTTTTGTGTAACTCCGTTGCGAGTAACAATCCAAAACCCGAAGAAGCTCCTGTTACTATAATGTTTTGTTTCATGTTCTTACTTTTATTTGTAAATTTGCTTGCATTATGCAAGTGCAATAATACAAATAACTTTCAAAATGCAAGTGATTTAAAAAATATTTTATGGCAGCTACAAAAAAAAGGTCTGAATGTCCAATCAGCAGTTCTTTAGATATTTGGGGAGATAAATGGTCGTTATTGATTGTACGAGATTTAATTTTCTCTATGCAATGCACTTATGGTGATTTTCTGAAATCGGAGGAAAAGATCGCAACCAATATTTTAGCAACCCGATTGCAAATGCTTGAATCCAATGGCATTATCACCAAGTTAAATCATCCGGACAGTAAAGCAAAAGTATTGTATCAGCTCACCCAAAAAGGAATTGATTTACTACCATTGATGATTGAAATTCATTTATGGGCAGATAAGCATTCTACAATACCTCCTGAAAGAAATGCGATAATAAAAGAGCTTATAAATGATAAAGAAGCATTTATAAAATCGTACACTAAACAATTAAAGTCATCGATTAAAAGAACTTCTTGAACAAAATTGTAATGAAATTCAATTTTTAAGATGCAAATTCCTGTTTTCACATGGGGTGAAAATCTAGTGTTTCCAAAGTACGTCACGCTCCTATGCAATTTTCGTAAATTTGACTATTCGGCTTCGTAGAAAGATTGGTGGTATGATCGCCCGCTTGCGCCAGGCCGCAAACCGTTCTGTGGCTTTTAGAACGAATACCAACTACAATGGAAAATCTACCAATATACATTAGCTTTCTGTTCGCACTGATAGTTATCGGAACAATCAGTTGGTTCTACTTTGCTACAAAATCCAAAACCTTTCTGTTTATTGCGATCAGTTGGACCATTTTACAATCCGTTCTGGGACTTAGCGGAATCTACCAGGACACCCAAACAATTCCGCCAAAACTAGTGTTGTTCGGAGTTTTCCCAACTTTAGTGTTCATCGCAACAGCTTTTTTGACGGTAAAAGGCAGAAAATTTATTGACAGTATTAACCTGCAAACGCTGACCTATTTTCACAGCATTCGCATACCGGTTGAAATCACCCTTGCGTTGCTTTTTTATCAGGGTGTTGTTTCCGTTTATATGACCTTTGAGGGAACAAACTTCGACTTGTTTTCAGGTATAACTGCTCCCATTGTTGGTTATTTGGCTTTTCGGACAACCGGCGAAAACAAAAAATTCTTGTTGGTGTGGAATATCATTTGTCTCTTGCTTCTGCTAAACGTTGTGATAACCGCAATATTTGCATTTCCGTCACCATTCCAGAAGTTAGCATTTGACCAGCCAAATAGTGCGGTTTTGTATTTCCCGTTCAACTTATTGCCAACAGTTATCGTCCCGATGGTGTTGTTTGGACATTTAGTGGCAATCAGACGACTGACTAAACAAAATTGACAACAATGAACTTGATTAACATGAAAAAAATAATTAAAAGTGAGCAAGTGCCGGGAGAGAATATAGTTGTGAAAATCGAAACCAACTGCTAATCAATGAACTACAATCTACTTATATCTAATACGCTATTATTTAACAATTTACAATGAAAATGTTGTAAAAATAAAATGAAAGAAAATGTTAGTTAAAACCAGCGTTTTAATCGTTTATAAACTGTAAATATTCATTCCTGTTCGCCACCTGTAAAAAGTTGTGTCTCTTTGTCACAGAGTATTTACACTATGAGAAAAACATCACTACTACTAATGACATTCATGTCCTGCATGCATGTTTTTTGTCAGGAAGACGCAGCTATCCAACAGTGGCAGTCGTCACATCCAACCACCTTACTTATTTCCGCAGCACGTTACGCAAGTTTCAGCGATGAAGAAAAGGTCCTAATCGGAACAGATTACATTCTGTATGAAAACAACGTAACGCTTGAGTTGCTGGAGCAATCCGAACAGGCTAAGAGTATTGGAACGGCACCAGAAAAACCAGCGAAGGACGAAGACCTGCAAGTTATCAAAGACTGGATAGGAACCCACCAGGGAGTCAAGATCATTCGCCAGTCGGCCTATGTTGTATTATCGTCTGAACGTCAGCAATACTGCCTGGAACGTCCTTTGGAAATACTTGTTCTTGAAGGAGAGTCTATTACGCGTAAGGATATTGAACGCTACGGTAATTAATTGATTGACAGCATTTTTATTCTACTACATTTTACAATAATATTATGTCTTATTTTCAACCTATAAGTACTGCATTACTTTTACTCGCCGGCTGTTCGCTTTCGGCTTTCGCTCAAACCAATAGTTGTAACGACAACGCCGGAGGTGAGATTACGGTTAATAATAGTTGTACTATTTCCTTTTTTGATATCGACCATAACAACGACTATTGGGATGGCGCTGCTGGTTGCGGGGCAACTGATGTGGATGCAACCTGGGGTTGGTTCACTGCGGCGAGTACCTCCACAACAATTGTATACGATCCTGTAACAGCAGGTTTTGATCCGATCGTCACCATTTTTTCTGGTGCATGCGCCACAAATATGACAGCTATTACATGTGCCAATGCCGCCGGAAGTGACGGGACTGAGACGATTGTTTTGCCAACGGTAATAGGCCAGCAATACAGAATCCGTGTTCAGGGCTCCGATAATAGCAACTGGGCCGGAGATCTCTGTGTATACAATACAGTACCAACGGCGGGACCAGGTTCCAACACTACTTGTGTTACCCCAAGCCCGATTTGCTCAGGATCTCCTATTTCTTTTATCGCTAACGAAGGCGGTGCCGATGCAAGTGCTATTAATCCGGGAAACGATTACGATTGCCTGTTCACTTCACCGAATCCAAGCTGGTACTACCTGGAAATCGACCAGTCAGGAAACCTTGTTATCGATATTACGGCTGGTTCCGATGTAGATTATGAGATCTGGGGTCCTTTTCCCAGTCTTGCTACAGCCCAGTCACAATGCAATACGTATGGTGCTCCTGAAGATTGCAGCTATTCTTCGTCAGCAATTGAACAGGCTGTTGTAAATGGTGTTGCCAGTGGAGAGGTATATGTTTTACTGGTTACCAATTATGCCAATACAGTTCAGACAATCAATATCAATGAAGCAGGATCAAATACAGCCAGTACGAACTGTGGGATCGTTCTGCCGGTTGGTTATTCTAACTGGGATGCTATGCGGATAAACGATCAGGTTCAATTGATCTGGTCAACAGAATTCGAACAGAATAATGCCAAGTTTTATGTTCAACGCTCCGAAACCGGAATGGTCTGGGAAACAATAGGAGCTGTGAACGGAAAAGGGAATTCTGATAACGAAAATGATTATTCCTTTACAGATACGAATCCATTCGAAACAGTTGGCTATTACAGGTTGATGCAGGTTGACTTCGACGGTACAGCAAGTCATACAACGATCCTTTCTGTAGCTGGAAGTACTGAAAATAGTTTAAAAATCTATCCGAATCCTGCCGTGAACAGCTTTACCATTAAAACAAATGGTTCAAAAATCGACGAAATTATTCTTGCGGATATTGTCGGGAAAACCTATCCTGTAGATTACACAGTGGAAGATAACAGAGTTGTTGTAAACTGTGGGGACTACGCTTCCGGTAGCTATACATTGACAGTGATTTCCAATGGAATTAAAATGACCGAAAGACTTCTTGTACAAAAATAAATAGCTGTATTTGTGAGGTTGAAACGCCATTCTGTATGTTCAGGATGGCGTTTTGTTTTTTAAAGGAAAAATTATCTACTTTCGACCTCCAAATCTTAAACCGACTTTATGACATTGTTTCGCTTGTTTTTCGCACTATTCCTGATTCCAATGTCCAATTCCGTTTTTTCACAACAGGTGATAAACGTTGGTGAAAACAAGAAAATAGTAGCAGTTTTAGAATCGAATACCAAAATGACTATTGGTTTCCAGGATTTACTGTTACATGAAAAGGGCAAACCTTCCTTTTTTATCGTAACTGGAGAAACAAAATGGGGCCCATTCGATGACATTCAGAAAAAAAGAATAGAATCAACCAGCCCGCCGGTTGATTCATTGATGGATACTTCGTACGTCACCGTTACAGAAAAAGGTAAAACATATGTACTCTATGGAAAGTTTAAATTCGGCCCGTACAAATCACCCGAATTAATCAAAATCACTCAGAATAAAGCCATTATTGCTGACTATTCGGAAAAAGGAATGTATTATGAGATTTTTTCGTTAGAAGGCGAAACACCTAAATCAATAACAAAAAGTACCAAATACAAAGACAATGTAACCGGAATCTATGTTTCAGATAACTTGGATGTTTTAATGTCTTTTGACAGCAACTCAGGCGATGCCAGTCACTACTTCATCTATGAAGGAAAAAAAACGGGTGGGTTTTATTATGCGGTGCATTTCCAGGGATGGATGCATACGGAAAATGATGGGTTGACCCCGGTGTTTTCCTGCGTAGCTCCTTTGAATGATGACACCTATGATGTAACAGACGATTTGTATGTTGGGAACAGGTTGATTGAAAAAATAGTTGCTATACTGTATGATTTTAGCTTTAACAGCACGAACACAGATTTTGTGGTTAAAGCATATACCGCTGCTCAGGATGGAGCCAGGGTTTTTTCATCGAATTCAGTATTGGGGCCTTATGACGCCGTGAATGATCTTGTATTCGATTCATTGAACAGGATTCAGTTTGAATATGAGCAAAACGGTAATCAATTCCTCTATGAAAACCAGGTTTCGAAACCGATCTCTAAAAAGGAAGAGTATGACTGGAAGAACATTTCTCCAAATGGGGTTGATTATTTAAAGTGTGTGTCGGTAGAAGATACCAGCTATTATTACTTCAATGACCAATTGATTGCCCGTGGTGAGATGTGGAATTTCAAACTGGTAACCTGGACTCAAAACCACGGACCTGTTCTTTTCGAAAGTATAATGAAACCTGCAGAACCAAATCCGGATCCTGAAGGTGAAGAATGGTACGGAGAAGTTCCTGCCGGATTCAGATTAATTATCAATGGTAAAAGCACTAAAACCTTCGAAAGTATTCTTGATTTCAAGGAAAGTTCAAAAGGGGAGATTGCATATATAGCTTATGAAAACGATGGGTTTTACGTATTCCGTGGTGACATAAAGTACGGTCCGTACCCGATGCTCTACACAATAGGAAAAGAACGGGATAACTTTTTAAAATGGAGCGGAGATGACCTGATTTATTCTGCAATTTCAGAAGGGAAATCACAGGTTTTCATAAATGGTGAATCGAAGGTGTCCTATCCAAGTATCATTTCATTTTACTGGAATCAGGCTTTGTCATCCTCAGCGGTCGTTCAAATTAAAGACATGAAATGTTTTCTGGAAAGTGATTTTTATTCTATCTCATTGGATAGAGATCCAATCATTGAACAATTGGAAGAACAGTTCCAAGCTGAATTCATGGCACGTCGTGCAGAATTATTAACAATGAGCGATTGCAGTTCTATTCATTTTATGGGAAAAGAATATGGCGGATTGACTTTTGTACATGATCTGAAATTCAGCCCTGACGGTAGTGTCATTTCATTCATGAACATGGACAGTTTGAACGTGATTTACAAAAATGAGTTATTAAATGGAACGCTATTCAACAATTGGATAGTTTACTACCTGAATGGAAACATTGTTGTATCGGGCTTGGATAAATAGGAGATACATCTAATACAACGGGAAAGTAATGCTTTTCCTCATCCTCATCCTCATCCTCATCCTCATTCTCATTCTCATTCTCATCCTCATTCTCACTCTGATTATCCCAATCTATTTCGGTGAATAACTTACATACCGTGAAGATATTTCATTCCAACCAATTTGTTGTTTGATTATCCTGAACTCACGTCAAATACCTGGAACAAAAAAGCAAACGTCCACAGTTAATGAACGTTTGCTCCTTGTTCAACTTGACTAAGCCAGGTTTTTAATGCTGCATCATTTTCATGCATGAGTTTTGTCCGATGCATCCATGGATGAAATGAAAAACGACAAGGTGCGCAATTGTCAGGAAAATAAGCACGTGTACTGTAATTAAAATAACCTTACTTGCCCGCTGAAAGCGTTTGTCCAGTTCATTTCGCTGAACGTGTGATTTGAAGAATAAAGCAGCGATCAACGCAAAGATCTGAAAGGTTAACAACCCGATAATGTGAAATGGAAAAAACATGTATTAAGATTTAAAATTCAAGCGAATATGCTTCTATTTCCCATGCGGTATGAAAGATTAAAAGGTGAAGCGGACAATCTGAAAGTTTAAACAACCATGAAGCGTCATGCATTCTTCAGCCACTTCAAAAACAACGGAGATTTTGATTTGCTGACAGTGATTTTAATGTCTGTTTTGAAACAAGGATCAAGGTTAACTACCAGCTTGCGGTTGAGTTGTTTATTTACTTCCTGTATCAATTTTTTGTTGACTATGGCGGTTCTGTTTACACGGAAAAACCCATGATCAAGGATTTGTTCCAATTCATCCAGGGTCTTGTTCAGAATGTATTTTTTGTTTCCCAGCGTTTGCAGGTAAGTGATTTGATTGGAAATGTAAACCAAACCTATGTCCGAACAATTCACGGGAATGATGTTATCGCGGTAATAAACCAACAGGTTTTGCGGATTTTGTGGTTTGAGTAATTCGTAATCGAACTGGGTTTTAAAAGTCAGTTTCAGCCGTTCGTATTTGTCCAATGCCAAGCGGACATCTTCGTTGCTGAACGGTTTCAAAATGTATTCGATTCCATTGAGCTTGAATGCCTGTAAAGTATGTTCATCGTAAGCAGTACAAAAAATTACCGGGACATCGATTTTTACTCTTTTCAACAAATCAAAAATAGAACCATCACCGAGCTGAATGTCACAAAACAAAAGTTCGGGCATTGGGTTGTGGCTGAAATAATCAACTGCTTCCTGAAGAGAAGACAGCACTGCCTCAATCCTACTTTCGGGTGAAATGCTTAAAATAGAACGCTGCAAATCTTCAGCAGTAAGCGACTCATCCTCAATGATTACGATTTTCATTCCTTAGAAGTTTTATTTTCACACTGAACCAGTTTTCGTTGTTCTCTATTAATACTTCTTCATTCGCAAGCATCTGATAACGTCTTTTCAGATTATTTAACCCCGAACTTAATCCTTCTTCAACAGATTCTCTGAGCTGTTTCCTGTTTTTGATTTCTACATATCCATCCTCATAATAAATACTGATTTCAAGAGGTTTTGGTGTGGTGAACGCATTGTGTTTAATGGCATTTTCCAACAAGGGAAGAATGGAGAAAAACGGAACATGAAATTTCAGTTTCTCAGTTGGGATATCGATACTGAAATTCAGCGAATCACCGAATCGCATTTTTTGCATCTCGAGGTATTGCCTGCAAATACTCAGTTCTTCGTCGAGCGTAACCAAGTCCGTTCTGGCCTGATCCATTGATGTCCGCAGAAAACCGGATAACTTTATGAGGTAATTTTCTGCCGTCTGCGGATTGCGCTGAATAAGCGATTTGAGTGTGCTAAGGCTGTTGAACAGAAAATGCGGATGAATTTGTTGTTTTAACTGCTCATAAGTGGCTTCCAGGTTCTTGAGTTTCAATTCAGTGTTCTCGAGCTCCACTTTGTTCTTTAAATCCTTCATCAAAAGGATGTTGTGAATGAGCAGTACGATGGAGTTAATGGCAAAAATCAGGATGAAAAAGGCGTAAATCCTTAAATAATCATCTGTAAGATGTCGCTGTTTTACAAACCGCAAAATTCCATTGTGCTCCTGGTGAAAGTGAGCTGAAATGTAATAACTTGCAATGGCAATAACCGAAGCTCCCGCGAAACTCACTACATAACGCAAAAGGGTGAATACCGGTTTTTGGCTGTTCTTTTCGAGTACGGCCAATACGGCGATATTCATAAATGAAACAACCAAAAACAAGACCGTAATTAAACTTCCGATCTGGATTAGCCACCACAACGACTTTAAGTTCATTACTGCGTGGGTTGCAATGGCTAACAATCCTACCAGGCACGAAGTAATAACTGCATTGAGAGCGAGTTTTTTATAGGGTATTTTTTCGGACATGACGTACAAAATAGTGAAACCCTTTTTATTGGTTTTCAATTAATTCGTCAATCGGACAAAATGAGTGTTCAAACGGGCAGGTTTCCCGGCAACCAAATCAAAAAAAGCGCTCTCCACCTCAGGCGGAAAAAGCGCTTTCATATTCAAGATTATCGATACTTAATTCCCTGCTTCTGCGTTGTTTAATAAATTCATGATCTCATCCAGTTTCGGTGAAAGAATGATCTCTGTGCGACGGTTCATGGCTTTTCCTTCCTGCGTTTCGTTCGTTGCTCTCGGATAGTACTCACCACGGCCTGAAGCAGTCATACGTGTTGCTGCAACGGCATATTTCTCATTCAGCAAACGGGTGATCGAAGTTGCACGTCCTACACTTAAGTCCCAATTGTCTTTGTAGATGGCTGTTTTGATCGGAACATTATCAGTATGACCTTCAACAAGAATCTGAATATCAGGGTTTTTGTTCAGTACATCGGCCAATGCCTGCAATGCTTCAACTCCTTTGGGTTCAACAGCAGCAGAACCGGATTTGAATAAGAGTTTGTCCGACATCGAAACATACACCTTGCCATCGCGGATTTCCATCGTCAATTCGTCGGGGCTAAATCCAACCAATGCACCACGCAACGTCTCGTTTAGTTTTCTGGTCATTTCATTCTGACGGGCAATGATCGCCTGCATTTCGCGAAGCATCCGCTCTTTGTTTTGGAGGTCTCTGTTCTTTTGGCTCAATTGCTCCGACTGATTTTCATTGATATTTTCCTGTCCGGAAAGCCTGTTTTGAAGGGCTCTGTTGTCGGTAGTAAGCCGGTCGTTGGCCATTTTCTGATCAGCGAGCGCCATACATAATGAATCGCGTTCCGACACAACTGCCTGAAGTCGTTTTCCGCCTTTCTGTTTCTCCGGCATCGGGTCACCGCATTTATACATGGGTGCGCACGAGGAGATTGTGAGTATTCCAACGGCGATCACGCCCATTAGAATGGATTTATTCGATACTTTCATAACTTGTTTTTTACAATCAGGATGATGATCCGTCATTTATTCAGCTAATGTATGCAGGTGGGTCGACGCATATTTTATACGTTTTGAGGTTTTATTTACATGTTTCACAGGTGGTATCAGCGCGTGATGCATCACACGCCTACCACCATATCATTCAGGAATTATGTAATTTCTTTCGGAAATAATGTAAGATTCTTTTGTGCTCAAGGCCTTATATTGCTGAGATTAATTCTAAAATCAGTCGTATGAATTATCACGATCATAAATCATGTATTGAAGCCTGTTTGAATTGCGCGGCAATCTGCAATCATTGTGCTTCGTCTTGTCTTAGCGAAGAGAATGTGGGGGCAATGGCGCGCTGTATTCAACTCGATATGGAATGTGCAGCTATTTGTTATACGGCCGCTCAATTAATGAGTTTGGGGAGCAGTAAAGCAAAAGTAATCTGTTTGGTATGCGCTGAATTGTGCGAACAATGCGCGGAAGAATGTAGAAAACACGAGCACGAGCATTGCCAGGAGTGTGCTAAAGCGTGTAAGAATTGTGCAGAGTATTGCAGGGAAATGGCTTGATAAACAGAGTGAGAATCAGAATGAAGAATTAAAACAATCCTTTATTATCATACGCCAATTTTGCCATCGTATAACTTGTCGGTGATTCCACGGTCAGGCTTTCGATTTCGGGCACTTCGTAGAACATCGGGTTTTTGCCGAATTTTTTCTTTCCGTTCCGGTTGAATGCCGCACGGTTAAAGATGTTGAATACGGTGTCTTCAAAGATCACAAAATGCGGCTCGTCTCTCAACGTGATCGTTGGATAATCGCTGCTATCGTATAATCGTTTTTCCAAACGATAAAGACTCATGACCGAGTCAAATTGTTTGTATTCGTCGTTGAGAACATAATCATAATAACGCTCGATAGCGTCTTCAATCGTACGGACGGAAAGCAGCGGATTGATACATTGCGTTTGCATAAAATGCTCGCCCTGGATTTTATCGAGTGAATTTGCGGTATTTCTGTCGGAAGTCGGCATTTCTTCGAGGATCCGTTGTGAAACGTCATCTGAGAATGTCTCCGGATTTGGGAAATCAATCACCGAGATCTTGTTGTTACCGGCGTATTTAGTCCTCACTGCGGCAACATCGGTAGTTATGACAATCCTGTTGATTGCTGTAACAGCCAACAGTTTTTCGATCATTAACTGATACAATGGTTTCCCGCCGAAATCCTTTAAATGAGAATCGGGTAAGCTGGAATTGTTGGAGTTATTGGTTTGCTGGACGGTGATGAGCGCAGTGATAGCCGGTTTATTCATGAGACAGAGCGTTTTTGGGAACCAAGAATAGGCATTTTTATTGAGAGTTTTATCACGAAGTTGAGATGTAGACAAAAAGAGCGTAATCGTTTCTCACAATTACGCTCTTCGTTTTCGGTTTTGAGAAGATCACGCTGTTATCAACGTTATTCCACTCAAATCGGCTTTCCCGTTTTTTAGGAACTCGTAGGTCATGCGATCTGCCTTGCAATCAATAAACTTCAGTTGTTTCAAACTTCTGTTTTTAAAGAATGTATTGATCAGCGTAGCATTTTGGAAAGTCACGCGTTTAAAAGCGGAGTTTTCAAACGAACATTCTTCAATTGTGCCACTGAATACAACATCGGCAAGATAAATCGCGCTAAACGAAGTACGGTTCAACACCGCGTTGACCACTGTGTTTTTCTCAAAACCTCCTGATTTAAACACCATTCCGGTTAAATCGGCACCTGTGAAATCACAGCCATTGATATGACTTCCTGAAAATTCAGTTTCGATCATGATACAGTTGTTAAACTTGTTGTTGAGGAAGTTGGAGCCCTGAATGTGGCTTTTGCTAATATCGGAGCCTGAAAAGTCACAACTGTCGATGTTGTTGTTTTTCAACAGAAGACCCGACAAATTGGAGCCGATGAATTTACAGCGTTGCATGTTGGA
Encoded proteins:
- a CDS encoding short-chain dehydrogenase/reductase, with protein sequence MKQNIIVTGASSGFGLLLATELHKKGYHVIGTSRNPESVQSKVPFKILGLDITDDDSIQSFGKKLFSEIDKLDVLINNAGFYLSGLAEETSITQGKQQLETNFWGTVKLTNELLPYFREQRFGKIITVSSIMGLISLPGGAYYAASKHALEGYFRALRFELNEFNIQVSMVEPVGFKTNIITNSKVAENKISDYDTYRTKLEDYTKDLFSNSEEPTAVVKTLLKLVESKNPKFNNPVGKGSSLFPAIQFFSFKTFENSIIKNINKFKNT
- a CDS encoding transcriptional regulator, whose product is MAATKKRSECPISSSLDIWGDKWSLLIVRDLIFSMQCTYGDFLKSEEKIATNILATRLQMLESNGIITKLNHPDSKAKVLYQLTQKGIDLLPLMIEIHLWADKHSTIPPERNAIIKELINDKEAFIKSYTKQLKSSIKRTS
- a CDS encoding flagellar motor protein MotB, with the protein product MKVSNKSILMGVIAVGILTISSCAPMYKCGDPMPEKQKGGKRLQAVVSERDSLCMALADQKMANDRLTTDNRALQNRLSGQENINENQSEQLSQKNRDLQNKERMLREMQAIIARQNEMTRKLNETLRGALVGFSPDELTMEIRDGKVYVSMSDKLLFKSGSAAVEPKGVEALQALADVLNKNPDIQILVEGHTDNVPIKTAIYKDNWDLSVGRATSITRLLNEKYAVAATRMTASGRGEYYPRATNETQEGKAMNRRTEIILSPKLDEIMNLLNNAEAGN
- a CDS encoding four-helix bundle copper-binding protein; translated protein: MNYHDHKSCIEACLNCAAICNHCASSCLSEENVGAMARCIQLDMECAAICYTAAQLMSLGSSKAKVICLVCAELCEQCAEECRKHEHEHCQECAKACKNCAEYCREMA
- a CDS encoding transcriptional regulator, giving the protein MLSTQMIGNKIAEARKKMNVSQAQLAERLFISSQAVGKWERGESMPDIITLNRLAEILGVDLNYFSESPERPDAEFDASLLTEFSTEALSGKQQKKLNWDMSRGNWVDADFSGLKDLNEKFSSSNMQRCKFIGSNLSGLLLKNNNIDSCDFSGSDISKSHIQGSNFLNNKFNNCIMIETEFSGSHINGCDFTGADLTGMVFKSGGFEKNTVVNAVLNRTSFSAIYLADVVFSGTIEECSFENSAFKRVTFQNATLINTFFKNRSLKQLKFIDCKADRMTYEFLKNGKADLSGITLITA